The Scyliorhinus canicula chromosome 13, sScyCan1.1, whole genome shotgun sequence genome contains a region encoding:
- the LOC119975691 gene encoding hepatocyte cell adhesion molecule-like isoform X1 → MRFRGRVSTQMTIFILFFLHLSQLQPGSFSARVPRNSWVAATGSSILFPGTDKEFDGLHWEFSNPSRTLPILNCGKSYQEIYDQYKTRVELNKSNGSFLLKDLHKADSGEYKITVDLDPSRTRILTLTVLDPLSTPHISRNGSLESHTITLICEVQSGIANSVRWTRGGLALPDDERYWLSEGNSTLTISDAQESDSGYYTCTFSNLVSQSNNSYQLTIKGPEFRTHLGLILPFGLCVSMFLLVLYDCQRLL, encoded by the exons ATGAGATTCCGTGGCCGCGTCTCCACCCAGATGACGATCTTTATTCTCTTCTTTCTTCACCTTTCGCAGCTTCAGCCCGGCTCGTTTTCAG CACGGGTGCCAAGAAACAGCTGGGTGGCTGCTACAGGTTCCTCCATTCTATTCCCTGGAACTGATAAAGAATTCGATGGCCTTCACTGGGAATTCTCGAATCCCAGCAGGACTCTTCCCATTTTAAATTGTGGTAAAAGCTATCAAGAAATATACGATCAGTACAAGACTCGAGTTGAATTGAACAAATCAAATGGATCGTTTTTGCTAAAAGATTTGCACAAGGCGGACAGTGGTGAATACAAAATCACGGTGGACTTGGACCCGAGCAGGACCAGAATACTAACTCTCACTGTGCTTG ATCCTCTCTCCACACCCCACATCTCCAGAAATGGCAGCCTCGAGAGCCACACAATTACGCTGATCTGTGAGGTGCAGAGTGGGATAGCCAATTCCGTTCGGTGGACCAGAGGAGGGCTCGCACTCCCAGATGATGAGCGTTATTGGCTGTCGGAGGGCAACAGCACTTTAACCATTAGCGATGCACAGGAATCAGACTCTGGTTATTATACCTGCACTTTTTCAAACCTAGTCAGTCAAAGCAACAACAGCTATCAGTTGACCATCAAGG gtCCTGAATTCAGAACGCACCTTGGGTTGATTCTACCTTTTGGTCTATGTGTGTCAATGTTCCTACTTGTTCTATATG
- the LOC119975691 gene encoding hepatocyte cell adhesion molecule-like isoform X3, whose product MRFRGRVSTQMTIFILFFLHLSQLQPGSFSARVPRNSWVAATGSSILFPGTDKEFDGLHWEFSNPSRTLPILNCGKSYQEIYDQYKTRVELNKSNGSFLLKDLHKADSGEYKITVDLDPSRTRILTLTVLDPLSTPHISRNGSLESHTITLICEVQSGIANSVRWTRGGLALPDDERYWLSEGNSTLTISDAQESDSGYYTCTFSNLVSQSNNSYQLTIKGPEFRTHLGLILPFGLCVSMFLLVLYGRLH is encoded by the exons ATGAGATTCCGTGGCCGCGTCTCCACCCAGATGACGATCTTTATTCTCTTCTTTCTTCACCTTTCGCAGCTTCAGCCCGGCTCGTTTTCAG CACGGGTGCCAAGAAACAGCTGGGTGGCTGCTACAGGTTCCTCCATTCTATTCCCTGGAACTGATAAAGAATTCGATGGCCTTCACTGGGAATTCTCGAATCCCAGCAGGACTCTTCCCATTTTAAATTGTGGTAAAAGCTATCAAGAAATATACGATCAGTACAAGACTCGAGTTGAATTGAACAAATCAAATGGATCGTTTTTGCTAAAAGATTTGCACAAGGCGGACAGTGGTGAATACAAAATCACGGTGGACTTGGACCCGAGCAGGACCAGAATACTAACTCTCACTGTGCTTG ATCCTCTCTCCACACCCCACATCTCCAGAAATGGCAGCCTCGAGAGCCACACAATTACGCTGATCTGTGAGGTGCAGAGTGGGATAGCCAATTCCGTTCGGTGGACCAGAGGAGGGCTCGCACTCCCAGATGATGAGCGTTATTGGCTGTCGGAGGGCAACAGCACTTTAACCATTAGCGATGCACAGGAATCAGACTCTGGTTATTATACCTGCACTTTTTCAAACCTAGTCAGTCAAAGCAACAACAGCTATCAGTTGACCATCAAGG gtCCTGAATTCAGAACGCACCTTGGGTTGATTCTACCTTTTGGTCTATGTGTGTCAATGTTCCTACTTGTTCTATATG
- the LOC119975691 gene encoding hepatocyte cell adhesion molecule-like isoform X2, whose translation MRFRGRVSTQMTIFILFFLHLSQLQPGSFSARVPRNSWVAATGSSILFPGTDKEFDGLHWEFSNPSRTLPILNCGKSYQEIYDQYKTRVELNKSNGSFLLKDLHKADSGEYKITVDLDPSRTRILTLTVLDPLSTPHISRNGSLESHTITLICEVQSGIANSVRWTRGGLALPDDERYWLSEGNSTLTISDAQESDSGYYTCTFSNLVSQSNNSYQLTIKGPEFRTHLGLILPFGLCVSMFLLVLYAGRLH comes from the exons ATGAGATTCCGTGGCCGCGTCTCCACCCAGATGACGATCTTTATTCTCTTCTTTCTTCACCTTTCGCAGCTTCAGCCCGGCTCGTTTTCAG CACGGGTGCCAAGAAACAGCTGGGTGGCTGCTACAGGTTCCTCCATTCTATTCCCTGGAACTGATAAAGAATTCGATGGCCTTCACTGGGAATTCTCGAATCCCAGCAGGACTCTTCCCATTTTAAATTGTGGTAAAAGCTATCAAGAAATATACGATCAGTACAAGACTCGAGTTGAATTGAACAAATCAAATGGATCGTTTTTGCTAAAAGATTTGCACAAGGCGGACAGTGGTGAATACAAAATCACGGTGGACTTGGACCCGAGCAGGACCAGAATACTAACTCTCACTGTGCTTG ATCCTCTCTCCACACCCCACATCTCCAGAAATGGCAGCCTCGAGAGCCACACAATTACGCTGATCTGTGAGGTGCAGAGTGGGATAGCCAATTCCGTTCGGTGGACCAGAGGAGGGCTCGCACTCCCAGATGATGAGCGTTATTGGCTGTCGGAGGGCAACAGCACTTTAACCATTAGCGATGCACAGGAATCAGACTCTGGTTATTATACCTGCACTTTTTCAAACCTAGTCAGTCAAAGCAACAACAGCTATCAGTTGACCATCAAGG gtCCTGAATTCAGAACGCACCTTGGGTTGATTCTACCTTTTGGTCTATGTGTGTCAATGTTCCTACTTGTTCTATATG